The following proteins are encoded in a genomic region of Micrococcaceae bacterium Sec5.8:
- a CDS encoding pyridoxamine 5'-phosphate oxidase family protein has product MSTDSTPGKHQPAHEVENLDHHECWRLLRGVTVGRLAVWVDDHPDIFPINYKVDHGTLVFRTAEGTKLQAATSDTPVAVEADGVDADTGIAWSVVIKGQAAPVQNQQEILDTVGLLLFPWQAGKKEHFVRITPDTVTGRRFKVVPPLTWWTPLDDATRSGFE; this is encoded by the coding sequence ATGAGCACTGATTCGACTCCGGGGAAGCACCAGCCGGCACATGAAGTTGAGAACCTGGACCACCACGAATGCTGGCGGTTGTTACGCGGCGTCACCGTCGGCAGACTGGCCGTGTGGGTGGATGACCACCCCGACATTTTTCCGATCAATTACAAGGTGGACCATGGCACCCTGGTGTTCCGCACGGCGGAAGGCACCAAACTGCAGGCGGCCACCAGTGACACCCCTGTGGCGGTGGAGGCCGACGGCGTGGACGCCGACACCGGCATTGCGTGGAGTGTGGTGATCAAAGGGCAGGCAGCGCCGGTGCAGAACCAGCAGGAAATCCTGGATACAGTAGGCCTGTTGTTGTTCCCGTGGCAGGCCGGCAAGAAAGAGCACTTTGTCCGGATCACGCCGGACACCGTGACCGGCCGCCGCTTCAAGGTGGTGCCGCCCCTGACCTGGTGGACACCCCTGGATGACGCTACCCGTTCCGGGTTCGAATAA